From a single bacterium genomic region:
- a CDS encoding isocitrate lyase/PEP mutase family protein — MPGPGSPADRLRTLLAEDRLYVTPSCFDALSAKMIERAGFDLAFMSGFAVSAARLGMPDTGLISYGEILDTGRNVCDAVDIPVIGDADTGYGNEMNVRRTVEGYARAGFAAAMIEDQVAPKRCGHTRGKEVVDRDEATRRLRAAVDAREAGADVLIMARTDARFGHGLEEAIERCRIFADLGADILFLEAPQSEAEMETLCRALPPLPKMANIVEDGDTPELSPARLEEIGFRIAAYPLTLLSSAMRAMEDALTALAGKGAPPPRFSFEHLRSIVGFPEYTSTLETYAKD; from the coding sequence ATGCCTGGACCCGGAAGCCCCGCCGATCGATTGCGCACGCTGTTGGCGGAAGACCGCCTGTACGTGACCCCCAGCTGCTTCGACGCCCTTTCGGCGAAGATGATCGAGCGGGCGGGCTTCGACCTCGCGTTCATGAGCGGCTTCGCCGTCTCGGCCGCCCGTCTCGGGATGCCCGATACCGGGCTCATCTCCTATGGCGAGATCCTCGACACGGGACGCAACGTCTGCGACGCCGTCGACATCCCGGTGATCGGGGACGCCGACACCGGCTACGGCAACGAGATGAACGTGCGCCGCACGGTCGAGGGCTACGCGCGGGCCGGGTTCGCGGCGGCGATGATCGAGGATCAGGTCGCGCCGAAGCGGTGCGGGCACACGCGGGGCAAGGAGGTCGTCGACCGCGACGAGGCGACGCGGAGGCTGCGGGCCGCGGTCGATGCTCGAGAGGCCGGGGCCGACGTCCTGATCATGGCCCGGACCGACGCGCGTTTCGGTCATGGGCTCGAGGAGGCGATCGAGCGCTGCCGGATCTTCGCGGACCTCGGCGCCGACATCCTCTTTCTCGAGGCGCCGCAGAGCGAGGCAGAGATGGAGACGCTCTGCCGCGCGCTCCCCCCGCTCCCGAAGATGGCCAACATCGTGGAGGACGGGGACACGCCGGAGCTCTCTCCCGCCCGGCTCGAGGAGATCGGCTTCCGGATCGCCGCCTATCCGCTCACGCTGCTCTCGAGCGCGATGCGCGCGATGGAGGACGCACTCACGGCGCTGGCCGGAAAGGGCGCACCGCCGCCGCGTTTCTCGTTCGAGCACCTGCGGTCGATCGTGGGCTTCCCGGAGTACACGTCGACCCTCGAGACCTACGCGAAGGATTGA
- a CDS encoding ATP-binding protein, translating to MMAFSLFKAACAVVSVALAAGLLARDHGLKANRLIAAFLLCNAYWALLEFFLYQTADPDTATRYLRFMSIGWIPLGTLCAHASLTLSTMDSRALRRLLPICYAGLVILLPIATGTDLVIRGAREISIGWNAEFGPGMAAAYLLMATPLVAVLASWRSVLRSGDGGGQQLLARIVFFGISTALVCGTLTAVALPIAGVEAVGVTTALLAGVGLAVTWALRRFGHSLISAEAFAREILDTLEDGVILVDDEGRIRDANRAFLRWVGEPEPRVLGQLAERWLPELSSAARRSPSNEGSRLAHVRTRIGEIVPVVLSAPVPCQGRSRHFGSAYVLRDRREIVSLQRQLVVSARLAAVGDLSAAISTSIREPAARLQDEFTGLALDWGSAGDLAYLAGVDEECGEAIEEGRELVDECVEGADRIFSIVREVAGFSGETERDAFAPHALDQIVERAVRIARVQAPPGIEIEVRVDPDVEILCHYAEIERVVTNLLVNAFQAHGGELGGNNVVVAVAAQDGRAFLHVEDDGCGIDPEALDRIFDPFFTTKPVGKGTGLGLAISYHIVKAHGGEIRVSSEPGRGTSVAVELPRAPMALDSSV from the coding sequence ATGATGGCCTTCTCACTCTTCAAGGCCGCTTGCGCCGTCGTGTCCGTCGCCCTCGCGGCCGGTCTGCTCGCCCGCGACCACGGCCTCAAGGCGAATCGGCTGATCGCAGCCTTCCTCCTCTGCAACGCCTACTGGGCGCTGCTCGAGTTCTTCCTCTACCAGACCGCCGATCCCGACACGGCCACGCGCTATCTCCGGTTCATGTCGATCGGCTGGATTCCCCTCGGCACGCTGTGCGCGCATGCCTCGCTCACCCTGTCGACCATGGACAGCCGTGCGCTCCGTCGCCTGCTCCCGATCTGCTATGCGGGGCTCGTGATCCTGCTTCCGATCGCGACCGGCACCGACCTGGTGATTCGAGGTGCTCGGGAGATCTCGATCGGCTGGAACGCGGAGTTCGGCCCGGGCATGGCCGCGGCCTACCTGCTGATGGCGACCCCGCTGGTCGCCGTGCTCGCCTCCTGGCGGAGCGTGCTCCGAAGCGGGGACGGCGGTGGGCAGCAGCTCCTCGCCCGGATCGTCTTCTTCGGGATCTCGACCGCGCTCGTCTGCGGGACCCTGACCGCGGTCGCGCTCCCGATCGCGGGCGTCGAAGCGGTGGGCGTCACGACCGCGCTGCTGGCGGGGGTCGGGCTTGCGGTGACCTGGGCGCTGCGTCGATTCGGACACTCGCTGATCTCGGCGGAGGCCTTCGCCCGCGAGATCCTCGACACCCTCGAGGACGGGGTGATCCTCGTCGACGACGAGGGGCGGATCCGTGACGCGAACCGGGCCTTTCTCCGCTGGGTCGGAGAGCCCGAACCGAGGGTCCTCGGACAGCTCGCCGAGAGGTGGCTCCCCGAGCTGTCCTCGGCCGCGAGGCGATCGCCCAGCAACGAGGGGTCGCGCCTGGCGCACGTTCGCACCCGGATCGGGGAGATCGTGCCCGTCGTCCTGTCGGCACCCGTGCCCTGTCAGGGGCGCAGTCGCCATTTCGGGTCCGCCTATGTGCTGCGTGATCGACGCGAGATCGTCTCGCTCCAGCGGCAGCTCGTCGTCTCCGCGCGTCTCGCGGCCGTCGGCGACCTCTCCGCCGCGATCTCCACCTCGATCAGAGAGCCGGCGGCGCGACTCCAGGACGAGTTCACCGGTCTCGCCCTCGACTGGGGCAGTGCGGGCGATCTCGCCTACCTGGCCGGCGTGGACGAGGAGTGCGGCGAGGCGATCGAAGAGGGGCGGGAGCTGGTCGACGAGTGCGTCGAAGGCGCCGACCGGATCTTCTCGATCGTGCGCGAGGTCGCGGGCTTCTCCGGGGAGACCGAACGCGATGCCTTCGCTCCCCACGCGCTCGACCAGATCGTGGAGCGAGCGGTCCGGATCGCTCGGGTCCAGGCGCCGCCCGGAATCGAGATCGAGGTGCGCGTGGATCCCGACGTCGAGATCCTCTGCCACTACGCCGAGATCGAGCGGGTCGTGACGAACCTTCTCGTGAACGCGTTCCAGGCCCACGGCGGTGAGCTGGGCGGAAACAACGTCGTCGTCGCCGTGGCAGCCCAGGATGGAAGGGCGTTCCTCCACGTGGAGGACGACGGCTGTGGGATCGACCCGGAAGCCCTCGACCGGATCTTCGATCCCTTCTTCACCACGAAGCCGGTGGGCAAGGGGACCGGGCTCGGACTCGCGATCTCCTATCACATCGTGAAGGCCCACGGCGGCGAGATCCGCGTGTCCTCCGAGCCGGGGCGGGGCACCAGCGTCGCCGTCGAGCTTCCGCGCGCGCCGATGGCGCTCGATTCGTCCGTCTAG